TTTTGTCATGTTTTATCCTATTTTCAACTTTGCGGAATTGTAGCACACGGATATTTTTCTATTTTTTATATTTTCAGACCCCTATTTTTTTTAAAATATATTTTATTTAATCTATTCTGTTTTAATGGAAGTTAAATCTTGACGATGTTATGTGGATTTGGATAATTTTTTACAGGGGGTTAAAAACACTCTCTCCCATTTTTTTGAGTTTGTGTTATATTTAAATTTATGAATTACAATAGAGTTTTAATAAAATTTTCTGGTGAAGCTCTTTCTGGTGAAAGTGGCTTTGGAATAGATACTGAAATTCTCGATTATATTTCTGGCGAAATTAAAGAGATTTATGAAAATGGAATAGAAGTTGCAATTGTTGTTGGTGGTGGAAATTTTGTTCGAGGTGTTTCAACTTCTCAAAATTCTATTATTTCAAGAAGTTCAGCAGACCACATGGGTATGTTAGCAACTGTTATGAATGGAATTGCAATCCAAGAGGCTCTCGATCACAAAGGAATCCCTGTTCGACTTCAAAGTGCAATTGAGATGCATAAAGTCGCTGAACCCCTTATTGTTAAAAAAGCGATCCGACATTTAGAAAAAAAGCGAGTTGTTGTTTTTTCAGCGGGAACTGGAAATCCATTTTTTACAACCGATACAGGT
The nucleotide sequence above comes from Thiovulum sp. ES. Encoded proteins:
- a CDS encoding uridylate kinase (PFAM: Amino acid kinase family~TIGRFAM: uridylate kinase) → MNYNRVLIKFSGEALSGESGFGIDTEILDYISGEIKEIYENGIEVAIVVGGGNFVRGVSTSQNSIISRSSADHMGMLATVMNGIAIQEALDHKGIPVRLQSAIEMHKVAEPLIVKKAIRHLEKKRVVVFSAGTGNPFFTTDTGATLRGIQIGADIVVKATKVDGVYDRDPNRFPDAKKLPTLSYDQALDNNINVMDDTAIALAKDNSMPIVVCDMFKKGNLLDIIKNRNLNN